The genomic window GCACAGCTGCGCCACGTTGATCGCAATCTGATGCGCTGCCGCTTCGTTGGCGCCCAGTCGGCCGATCAGCAACGCGGTGACGATGAACAGGCCCCCTTCCATCAGCACGGTGATGCCGATCGGCAGGCCGGTACGCAGCAGGTCCCAGATCGCGCCCCAGCGCGGGCCTTCGAAATGCGAGAACAGCTGCAGGTGGGCAAAGCGCTTGGTGAACCACAGATACGTGGCGAACGCGATGGCCTGCAGCCACATCATCACCGCCGAAGCGATGCCCAGGCCTTCGGCGCCCATTTCCGGGAACCCCAGCTTGCCGTTGGCCAGCACGTAGCCCATCGGTGCCAGCACCAGCAGGCCACCGAAGCCGAGCAGCATGGTCGGCAGCGTCCAGTGCATGCCTTCGCTGAGGTAGCGCATGCAGAAGTACAGGGTCAGCGCCGGGCCGCCCCAACGCACCGCATGCAGGAACGCGGTGGCGCCAGGCACGATGTCCGGTGCGATGCCGAACGCCGGCAACAGCGGCGGCACCACGGTGAGGAAGGTGAACATGATCAGGCCCAGGCCCAGCGCCAGCCACAAGGCCTGCCGGAACAGCGGACCGATCTCGCGCTCACGGCCAGCGCCGTGCAGCTGCGACACCGAGGCGGTCAACGAGATCAGCGTGCCGATCGGGATCAGCATCGGCAGCCACAGCAGCGCCGTGCCGATGGTGACCGCCGCCAGCGTGGCGGTGGCGTGGTGGCCGGCAATCACGTTGTCGA from Stenotrophomonas sp. 704A1 includes these protein-coding regions:
- a CDS encoding MATE family efflux transporter; translated protein: MSTATSTPRFSKEVGATGLLALPLVLGHVSTGLISFVDNVIAGHHATATLAAVTIGTALLWLPMLIPIGTLISLTASVSQLHGAGREREIGPLFRQALWLALGLGLIMFTFLTVVPPLLPAFGIAPDIVPGATAFLHAVRWGGPALTLYFCMRYLSEGMHWTLPTMLLGFGGLLVLAPMGYVLANGKLGFPEMGAEGLGIASAVMMWLQAIAFATYLWFTKRFAHLQLFSHFEGPRWGAIWDLLRTGLPIGITVLMEGGLFIVTALLIGRLGANEAAAHQIAINVAQLCFMIPMGVAEATTVRVGHAVGRGDGFGVRRAAWAGYAIIMGTQTLSAAVLLFGHDAIVGVYTNDLAVAGLASTLLLYAATFQFPDGIQVLSAGALRGLKDTRVPMFIAMFAYWGLGMPLGAGLGLGLGMGPQGMWIGLIVGLTAAAILMGWRLRRSSLRIGQSSLA